CATTGGCTTAGCACTTCTCTTCCCGAGGAAGTGCTTGTTAAGATGGCCATGTGACAACCCACCCAATCCTCCATGGATTGCTCCAATGTTGTTTCCATGGCTGTATCCGTTGGAGTTGCTGTATCCATTGGCGTAGTTGCCACCGTTTAAAAGACCTCCATAGCCACCGTATCCACCTCCTAATCCACCATTTAGGCCTCCACCAAGTCCACCAAGTCCTCCAAGTAATCCTGGCTCAGGATCAGCACCTCTCTTCCCAAGGAAGTGTTTGTTAAGATGGCCATGTGATAACCCACCCAATCCTCCATGTTTTGCTCCAATGTTGTTTCCATGACTGTATCCATTGGAGTTGCTGTATCCATTGGCGTAGTTTCCACCGTTCAAGAGACCTCCATAGCCACCGTATCCACCTCCTAATCCACCATTTAGGCCTCCACCAAGTCCACCAAGTCCTCCAAGTAATCCTGGCTCGGGATCAGCACTTCTCTTCCCAAGGAAGTGTTTGTTAAGATGGCCATGTGACAACCCACCCAATCCTCCATGTTTTGCTCCAATGCTGTTTCCATGGCTGTATCCGTTAGAGTTGCTGTATCCATTGGCGTAGTTGCCACCGTTCAAGAGACCTCCATAGCCACCGTATCCACCTCCCAATCCACCATTTAGGCCTCCACCAAGTCCACCAAGTCCTCCAAGTAATCCTGGCTCGGGATCAGCACTTCTCTTCCCAAGGAAGTGTTTGTTAAGATGGCCATGTGACAACCCACCCAATCCTCCATGTTTTGCTCCAATGCTGTTTCCATGGCTGTATCCGTTAGAGTTGCTGTATCCATTGGCGTAGTTGCCACCGTTCAAGAGACCTCCATAGCCACCGTATCCACCTCCTAATCCACCATTTAGGCCTCCACCAAGTCCACCAAGTCCTCCAAGTAATTCTGGCTCAGGATCAGCACTTCTCTTCCCAAGGAAGTGTTTGTTAAGATGGCCATGTGACAACCCACCCAATCCTCCATGTTTTGCTCCAATGCTGTTTCCATGGCTGTATCCGTTAGAGTTGCTGTATCCATTGGCGTAGTTTCCACCGTTCAAGAGACCTCCATAGCCACCGTATCCACCTCCTAATCCACCATTTAGGCCTCCACCAAGTCCCCCGAGTCCTCCAAGTAATCCTGGCTCAGGATCAGCACTTCTCTTCCCAAGGAAGTGTTTGTTAAGATGGTCATGTGATAACCCACCCAATCCTCCATGGCCTGCGCCAATGTTGTTTCCATGGCTGTATCCGTTAGAGTTGCTGTATCCATTGGCGTAGTTTCCACCGTTCAAGAGACCTCCATAGCCACCGTATCCACCACCCAATCCCCCGTTTAGGCCCAAGCCCAGCCCTCCAAGACCTATTCCTGGAGTAGCGTTAGCAGCTAAGGCCATCACAAGGACAGCGATCTGAAGGGAATAGTAAACATACATTTCAGTCATAGTCTCAAGCGAGAAAGAACTCAAGTAATTAGTAACAAGGA
This DNA window, taken from Palaemon carinicauda isolate YSFRI2023 chromosome 10, ASM3689809v2, whole genome shotgun sequence, encodes the following:
- the LOC137648833 gene encoding uncharacterized PE-PGRS family protein PE_PGRS46-like, encoding MRSLIAVLVMALAANATPGIGLGGLGLGLNGGLGGGYGGYGGLLNGGNYANGYSNSNGYSHGNNIGAGHGGLGGLSHDHLNKHFLGKRSADPEPGLLGGLGGLGGGLNGGLGGGYGGYGGLLNGGNYANGYSNSNGYSHGNSIGAKHGGLGGLSHGHLNKHFLGKRSADPEPELLGGLGGLGGGLNGGLGGGYGGYGGLLNGGNYANGYSNSNGYSHGNSIGAKHGGLGGLSHGHLNKHFLGKRSADPEPGLLGGLGGLGGGLNGGLGGGYGGYGGLLNGGNYANGYSNSNGYSHGNSIGAKHGGLGGLSHGHLNKHFLGKRSADPEPGLLGGLGGLGGGLNGGLGGGYGGYGGLLNGGNYANGYSNSNGYSHGNNIGAKHGGLGGLSHGHLNKHFLGKRGADPEPGLLGGLGGLGGGLNGGLGGGYGGYGGLLNGGNYANGYSNSNGYSHGNNIGAIHGGLGGLSHGHLNKHFLGKRSAKPMSESE